In Mytilus edulis chromosome 7, xbMytEdul2.2, whole genome shotgun sequence, a single genomic region encodes these proteins:
- the LOC139481036 gene encoding protein PIF-like translates to MLKLPYMKVLFCSFIFLYSKVSSNTIPLKGCQGKMDMIFVVDGSDHNTPSDFNILKDTLIELVERLHIGQGGARMGLIVFSQTVTKEITVTGNQALLKREITNLKQIGTGVNIATGLQTMIKMFTDTYKSVGVPKIGTVIATERSTDPGQTIGVAFEAKNEGIRMNSIGVSTFADRTELSGIANADDKVLMVNTYQDLADAIGNVVTMVCPAQNLTTWIPPTTTTSTTTTQAPEITTPSRTKRSPISGPCEHCELRNGVGYNPHPEDCDKFIQCYFGENNEIVGAYRQCPWGQYWDQEVLTCRPAENVVCHKEKCRLPGLLSYPYGNIKNNRAYWKCNLGKSVSLCCPEGYLYRPYQGCVEFNGKTETCPPIVFHEGACDMRPVFGNATYYERIVHGNWIRMPCAPGTHYDPTECACSLFYPTYISNECKPELFISFDGTEIKDDSGKNNYIENHNVSIRKINGSSYGYFDGNSKIVIPRFANFESKDFVIKMNYSHTPNDRLESLISNGDDCCDNVPSMALVKSKRNVHYMIKTVDDKTREDSVATFHLPSIADPHNNWNEVYYIHDSLRLEGRSNGIRQEDFAVGKIKKTKAGLQIGAGRLFQNFTGLIDYVAVYLCRPSHL, encoded by the exons atgTTAAAATTACCATATATGAAAGTattgttttgttcttttatatttttatatagtaagGTATCTTCAAATACAATACCATTGAAAG GATGTCAAGGTAAAATGGATATGATATTTGTGGTAGATGGATCAGATCACAATACTCCATCAGACTTTAACATTCTTAAAGACACCCTGATTGAGCTAGTAGAACGACTTCACATCGGCCAAGGCGGAGCAAGGATGGGACTTATTGTTTTCAGTCAGACTGTAACAAAAGAAATCACAGTCACCGGAAACCAAGCATTacttaaaagggagataactaacCTTAAACAGATCGGCACTGGAGTTAACATAGCAACAGGACTTCAAACTATGATCAAAATGTTCACAGATACTTATAAAAGTGTAGGTGTACCTAAAATAGGGACTGTTATTGCGACCGAACGTTCTACGGATCCAGGACAAACAATTGGAGTTGCATTTGAAGCTAAAAATGAAGGAATCCGTATGAATTCTATTGGAGTATCTACTTTCGCAGATAGGACGGAATTATCTGGAATAGCTAACGCAGATGACAAAGTACTGATGGTCAACACATACCAAGACCTAGCAGATGCTATTGGAAATGTAGTCACAATGGTGTGTCCAG CACAAAATTTGACCACATGGATTCCCCCTACTACGACTACATCTACGACTACAACCCAGGCTCCTGAAATAACCACACCTTCACGTACCAAACGGTCGCCTATATCTG GTCCGTGTGAGCATTGTGAATTGAGGAATGGAGTCGGCTACAATCCACATCCAGAAGACTGTGATAAGTTTATCCAATGTTACTTTGGTGAAAACAATGAGATAGTTGGTGCTTACAGACAGTGTCCATGGGGACAATATTGGGACCAGGAAGTTCTCACCTGTCGACCTGCTGAAAATGTTGTCTGTCATAAAG agAAATGCAGACTGCCTGGTTTGTTGTCCTATCCTTACGGTAATATAAAAAACAACCGTGCTTATTGGAAATGTAACCTTGGAAAGTCTGTTTCTCTGTGTTGTCCAGAGGGATACTTGTACAGACCATATCAAGGATGTGTTGAGTTCAATGGTAAAACTGAAACATGTCCTCCAATTGTTTTTCACGAGGGAGCCTGTGATATGAGACCAGTGTTTGGAAATGCAACTTACTACGAAAGAATAGTTCACGGAAACTGGATTAGAATGCCATGTGCACCAGGGACTCACTATGATCCAACTGAATGTGCATGCAGTTTATTTTATCCAACATACATTAGCAATG aatgtaAACCCGAGTTGTTCATATCATTTGATGGTACAGAAATCAAAGATGATTCCGGTAAAAACAATTATATAGAAAACCATAACGTTTCAATAAGGAAGATCAATGGTAGTAGTTATGGTTACTTTGATGGAAATTCCAAAATTGTTATTCCAAGATTTGCCAATTTTGAGTCAAAAGACTTTGTTATAAAGATGAACTATTCACACACTCCAAATGATAGATTAGAGTCCCTGATTAGTAATGGCGATGACTGTTGCGACAATGTTCCGTCCATGGCTTTGGTCAAAAGTAAGCGTAATGTCCATTACATGATAAAGACGGTCGATGATAAGACGAGAGAGGATTCAGTGGCCACCTTCCATCTTCCATCAATC gcTGATCCTCATAACAACTGGAATGAGGTTTATTATATACATGACAGTTTGAGACTGGAAGGTAGAAGTAATGGTATAAGACAGGAAGATTTTGCAGTTGgtaaaattaagaaaacaaaagcTGGATTACAAATAGGAGCTGGAAGactttttcaaaatttcacaGGATTGATAGACTATGTAGCAGTCTATCTGTGTAGACCTTCACATCTGTAA